One part of the Herbiconiux aconitum genome encodes these proteins:
- a CDS encoding TetR/AcrR family transcriptional regulator gives MTDREVDTSHPGADARIVAATLALLRDRGPSGVNVEAVAAASGVAKTTIYRRYEDREALLTAAIDAATTEVTLPSGMSTYDTLHWLLGAARIRVQDIVGRGTVAAILIDDGAPFTEQLRDMIRMRSHQLVAFLDEAVARGDLRAGLDVKLVVSVLLGSAVGHVIRGGEPDEEWADRLLTLLWPALTPPD, from the coding sequence ATGACCGACCGCGAAGTCGACACCTCCCACCCGGGGGCCGACGCGCGGATCGTCGCCGCCACGCTGGCGCTGCTGCGCGACCGGGGGCCGTCGGGGGTGAACGTCGAAGCGGTGGCCGCGGCATCCGGAGTGGCGAAGACCACGATCTACCGGCGCTACGAAGACCGCGAGGCTCTGCTCACGGCCGCGATCGACGCCGCCACCACCGAGGTCACCCTGCCGAGCGGCATGTCGACCTACGACACCCTGCATTGGCTGCTCGGGGCCGCCCGCATCCGGGTGCAGGACATCGTGGGGCGCGGCACGGTCGCCGCCATCCTCATCGACGACGGCGCACCGTTCACCGAGCAGTTGCGCGACATGATCCGGATGCGCAGCCACCAGTTGGTCGCATTCCTCGATGAAGCGGTCGCCCGCGGAGACCTCCGCGCCGGCCTCGACGTGAAGCTCGTGGTGAGCGTGCTGCTCGGTTCGGCCGTCGGCCACGTCATCCGCGGCGGCGAGCCCGACGAGGAGTGGGCCGACCGCCTGCTCACGCTGCTCTGGCCCGCCCTCACCCCACCCGACTAG
- a CDS encoding FAD-binding oxidoreductase: MTDVKHMKWWGWGLEGVGFHFEDKPDFVPFVQKAVALDVRTPPVPPLDFDQLTVAPPRLSPSFEATLVAIVGEDNTQTDDLARVVHTYGKSIRDLLRIRRNEIARVPDVVVYPADEWDVQQIVDAAVAEGAVIIPFGGGSNIAGSLEPLPDETRTIVSLDLGRLDRVLEIDEGSGLARIQAGAQGPDIEEQLGAKGWTLGHFPDSFTHSTLGGWVATRSSGMQSDKYGDIADIARGLRMVRPGTIVELRPLPSTSTGPSVREMIIGSEGRLGVITEVTVQVHRVPEVREVQAYFFPNWKAGLAAMHEISESDASPSITRVSDARESGFSLATRKASKGISGAAQGVLMSVLKRRGWNLDEMCLSFIGYEGSSSHVSYEKKLVGAIVKKHGGLGVGKGPGALYDQKKFDTPYLRDFLLDRGAAADVSETAAPWSRLQEVYDTTRAAADKAYEALGVHGWIMCHLSHSYHSGACLYFTFAFVHGDDPIAQYEVVKYSIQQAFQDAGGTLSHHHGVGVEHSPWMEQDISAGGVALMQGLFDSADPQHLFNPGKVLGTLQVSAADVAEIVAAAPRAGVAPGAAAAPASPAGAQA, translated from the coding sequence ATGACCGACGTCAAGCACATGAAGTGGTGGGGCTGGGGCCTCGAGGGCGTCGGTTTCCACTTCGAGGACAAGCCCGACTTCGTGCCCTTCGTGCAGAAGGCCGTGGCCCTCGATGTGCGCACTCCGCCGGTTCCGCCGCTCGACTTCGATCAGCTCACCGTCGCCCCGCCCCGCCTCTCGCCCTCGTTCGAGGCCACGCTGGTCGCGATCGTCGGGGAAGACAACACGCAGACCGATGACCTGGCTCGTGTCGTGCACACCTATGGCAAGAGCATCCGCGACCTGCTGCGCATCCGCCGCAACGAGATCGCGCGGGTTCCCGACGTGGTGGTGTACCCCGCCGACGAGTGGGACGTGCAGCAGATCGTCGACGCCGCCGTCGCCGAGGGCGCCGTCATCATCCCGTTCGGCGGCGGCAGCAACATCGCCGGCAGCCTCGAGCCCCTGCCCGACGAGACGCGCACCATCGTGTCGCTCGACCTCGGGCGCCTCGACCGTGTGCTCGAGATCGACGAAGGATCGGGTCTCGCCCGCATCCAGGCCGGTGCTCAGGGCCCCGACATCGAAGAGCAGCTGGGCGCCAAAGGCTGGACCCTCGGGCACTTCCCCGACAGCTTCACGCACTCGACGCTCGGCGGGTGGGTCGCCACCCGTTCCTCGGGCATGCAGAGCGACAAGTACGGCGACATCGCCGACATCGCGCGCGGGCTCCGGATGGTGCGCCCCGGCACGATCGTGGAGCTGCGGCCCCTGCCGTCGACCTCCACCGGCCCATCCGTTCGCGAGATGATCATCGGCTCCGAAGGCCGCCTCGGCGTCATCACCGAGGTCACCGTGCAGGTGCACCGTGTGCCCGAGGTGCGCGAGGTGCAGGCCTACTTCTTCCCGAACTGGAAGGCCGGGCTCGCTGCCATGCACGAGATCTCGGAGAGCGACGCCTCGCCGTCGATCACCCGCGTGTCGGATGCGCGGGAGAGCGGGTTCTCGCTGGCCACCCGCAAAGCGTCCAAGGGCATCTCGGGTGCGGCTCAGGGTGTGCTGATGTCGGTGCTGAAGCGCCGCGGCTGGAACCTCGACGAGATGTGCCTGTCGTTCATCGGCTACGAGGGCTCCTCCTCGCACGTCTCCTACGAGAAGAAGCTCGTCGGCGCCATCGTGAAGAAGCACGGCGGACTCGGGGTGGGCAAAGGCCCCGGCGCCCTCTACGACCAGAAGAAGTTCGACACCCCCTACCTCCGCGACTTCCTGCTCGATCGGGGTGCTGCGGCCGACGTGTCGGAGACGGCTGCACCGTGGTCTCGCCTGCAAGAGGTGTACGACACCACTCGCGCGGCCGCCGACAAGGCCTACGAGGCGCTCGGCGTGCACGGCTGGATCATGTGCCACCTCTCGCACTCCTACCACTCGGGCGCGTGCCTGTACTTCACCTTCGCGTTCGTGCACGGCGACGACCCGATCGCGCAGTACGAAGTGGTGAAGTACTCCATCCAGCAGGCGTTCCAGGATGCCGGCGGCACGCTCTCGCACCACCACGGTGTCGGTGTGGAGCACTCGCCGTGGATGGAGCAGGACATCTCGGCCGGCGGCGTGGCACTCATGCAGGGCCTGTTCGACTCGGCCGATCCGCAGCACCTCTTCAACCCGGGCAAGGTCTTGGGCACGCTGCAGGTCTCGGCGGCCGACGTGGCCGAGATCGTGGCAGCGGCACCGCGCGCCGGCGTGGCGCCCGGTGCGGCGGCGGCTCCCGCCTCCCCGGCAGGTGCCCAGGCCTGA
- a CDS encoding SDR family NAD(P)-dependent oxidoreductase produces MATALVTGGTSGIGAAFARALSLRGFDLVLVARDESRLESMAEELGRDGATRVETMSADLSVRADIDRVAARLESTDEPIDFLVNNAGFGMHGSLLERDVSVQEKALTVMCLAVLILGGAAGRAMTARHKGTILNVSSVAGTIATGNYSAVKAWTTAYTESLAVELRATNVQVTAVLPGWVRTEFHDRAGIRTKSIPDALWLDADALVEECLRDVARGKVISVPSARFKVLLFFTRHLPRRVVRWVSGRISSSRNKPAEATVKS; encoded by the coding sequence ATGGCGACGGCTCTGGTGACCGGTGGCACATCCGGTATCGGTGCCGCATTCGCCCGAGCACTCTCTCTACGAGGCTTCGACCTCGTTCTGGTCGCTCGCGACGAATCGCGGCTCGAGAGCATGGCCGAGGAACTCGGCCGTGACGGAGCGACGCGCGTGGAGACCATGTCGGCCGACCTCTCGGTGCGTGCCGACATCGATCGTGTGGCGGCGCGCCTTGAGAGCACCGACGAACCGATCGACTTCCTCGTGAACAACGCCGGTTTCGGCATGCACGGTTCGCTGCTCGAACGCGACGTGAGCGTGCAGGAGAAGGCGCTGACGGTGATGTGCCTCGCGGTGCTCATCCTGGGCGGTGCGGCGGGCCGGGCGATGACCGCTCGTCACAAGGGCACCATCCTCAACGTCTCGAGCGTCGCGGGCACGATCGCCACGGGCAACTATTCCGCGGTGAAGGCCTGGACCACGGCCTACACCGAGTCGCTCGCCGTGGAGCTCCGCGCCACCAACGTGCAGGTCACCGCGGTGCTGCCCGGCTGGGTGCGCACCGAGTTCCACGACCGTGCCGGCATCCGCACCAAGTCCATCCCGGACGCGCTTTGGCTCGATGCCGACGCTCTCGTCGAGGAGTGCCTCCGCGATGTGGCTCGCGGCAAGGTGATCTCGGTGCCGTCGGCACGATTCAAAGTGCTCCTCTTCTTCACCCGTCACCTGCCCCGGCGCGTCGTGCGCTGGGTCTCGGGCCGGATCTCCTCGAGCCGGAACAAGCCGGCAGAAGCGACGGTGAAATCATGA
- a CDS encoding lysophospholipid acyltransferase family protein, with translation MTDKHPHLIRAPKDRFTSGVMAGMRFVAQRMVLKPVVWSITRVSVRGHDAVKGVHGAFIAVANHSSHLDAPLIMCALPRRLGRYLAAGAAADYFFDIWWRRILTSLFFNAFPIDRTGTAAKPGVSKKLLTRGVPLLVFPEGTRSKTGAMAGFKPGAAALSMSCDVPCVPVAIVGASLAMPRGRNWPIPGRPPVAVVFGQPMLALPGETPDQFSTRIEREVRRLHSTGAGTAAIPALPITSATIPDSEKGAA, from the coding sequence ATGACCGACAAGCATCCGCACCTGATCCGGGCACCCAAAGACCGGTTCACCTCCGGGGTCATGGCCGGCATGCGCTTCGTCGCGCAGCGGATGGTGCTGAAGCCCGTGGTGTGGTCGATCACCCGCGTCAGTGTGCGCGGTCACGATGCCGTCAAGGGGGTGCACGGCGCGTTCATCGCCGTGGCGAACCACTCCAGCCACCTCGATGCTCCACTCATCATGTGCGCGCTGCCCCGTCGGCTCGGCCGCTACCTCGCCGCGGGAGCCGCGGCCGACTACTTCTTCGACATCTGGTGGCGGCGCATCCTCACCTCCCTCTTCTTCAACGCGTTCCCGATCGACCGCACCGGAACGGCCGCGAAGCCCGGGGTGTCGAAGAAGCTGCTCACACGCGGGGTTCCGCTTCTCGTCTTCCCCGAGGGCACGCGCTCGAAGACCGGCGCGATGGCCGGTTTCAAGCCCGGTGCCGCCGCGCTCTCGATGTCGTGCGACGTGCCCTGCGTGCCAGTCGCCATCGTGGGGGCGAGTCTCGCCATGCCGCGGGGGCGCAACTGGCCGATCCCCGGCCGTCCGCCGGTCGCCGTGGTGTTCGGCCAGCCGATGCTGGCCCTTCCCGGTGAGACGCCCGACCAGTTCTCCACCCGCATCGAACGCGAAGTGCGCCGCTTGCACTCCACCGGGGCCGGCACCGCTGCCATCCCCGCGTTGCCGATCACCTCGGCGACCATCCCAGACTCCGAGAAAGGGGCAGCATGA